A single region of the Solwaraspora sp. WMMD406 genome encodes:
- a CDS encoding sulfotransferase — protein sequence MTAQVLRIVDKVAPGEFFPAVPQNFVLREDGQLPARDLAHRPDVGLYCLDLDQQLAYFVETTPGVDLTTAPFLYLAQYQHARRLFAVSYETLHRIADELPDPARLILVYSVGRCGSTAISHALGAVPGVRGWSEPDVFTQLAVLRHEDPTRDDEYARLLRSCVRLLGHGTATLAVKFRAGGIHLADLFQRVFPDSRGLFLYRHAERWLESMHEGFTPHLPGPEQQQTFLRYVTAQAPLLMPFALRHQRQPTPVEAYLLTWLSAMEACLRYGRDGVPLRPVRYEDLSTDPAATLAAILDHCGLPADGFDAAYGTLAADSQAGTLLSRASRRRAETPALRDEEYARTRAVLAEYPTIGAPDFVVPDFAVPA from the coding sequence ATGACCGCGCAGGTGCTACGGATCGTCGACAAGGTGGCTCCGGGCGAGTTCTTCCCGGCCGTACCGCAGAATTTCGTGCTGCGGGAAGACGGCCAGCTCCCGGCGCGGGACCTGGCGCACCGACCCGACGTCGGTCTCTACTGCCTCGACCTCGACCAGCAGCTGGCGTACTTCGTCGAGACCACCCCGGGTGTCGACCTGACCACCGCGCCGTTTCTCTACCTCGCCCAGTACCAGCACGCGCGGCGACTGTTCGCCGTGTCGTACGAGACGCTGCACCGGATCGCCGACGAACTGCCGGACCCGGCGCGGCTGATTCTCGTCTACTCCGTCGGACGCTGCGGCTCGACGGCGATCAGCCACGCGCTCGGCGCGGTGCCCGGTGTGCGCGGCTGGTCCGAGCCGGACGTCTTCACCCAGCTCGCCGTGCTGCGGCACGAGGACCCCACCCGCGACGACGAGTACGCGAGGCTGCTGCGTAGCTGCGTGCGGCTGCTCGGCCACGGCACCGCGACGCTGGCCGTCAAGTTCCGGGCCGGCGGCATCCACCTCGCCGACCTGTTCCAGCGGGTCTTCCCCGACTCCCGTGGCCTGTTCCTCTACCGGCACGCCGAGCGGTGGCTGGAGTCGATGCACGAGGGCTTCACCCCGCACCTGCCCGGTCCCGAGCAGCAGCAGACGTTCCTGCGGTACGTGACCGCACAGGCCCCGCTGCTGATGCCGTTCGCGCTCCGACACCAGCGCCAACCCACGCCGGTCGAGGCGTACCTGCTTACCTGGCTCTCCGCGATGGAGGCCTGCCTGCGGTACGGCCGCGACGGTGTGCCGTTGCGGCCGGTGCGCTACGAGGACCTCAGCACCGATCCGGCGGCGACGCTGGCCGCGATCCTGGACCATTGCGGCCTGCCGGCCGACGGGTTCGACGCGGCGTACGGCACGCTCGCCGCCGATTCGCAGGCCGGCACGCTGCTGTCCCGGGCCAGCCGCCGGCGCGCCGAGACCCCGGCGCTGCGCGACGAGGAGTACGCGCGAACCCGCGCCGTGCTCGCCGAGTATCCGACCATCGGCGCGCCGGACTTCGTCGTACCGGACTTCGCCGTACCGGCATGA
- a CDS encoding Glu/Leu/Phe/Val dehydrogenase dimerization domain-containing protein yields MSTGQTIIEASAFGVPAWLVVDRLDNTLAFGGFRFSDSVSLDQVSLLASTMSWKLAAHGLPVGGAKAGVRCRPDHPRIDAILAELASAWREPLSTHVVLGKDMGATDALLDRLYEHLGRSQLHLIQAREPSCPGRIRELSGYVRDMTGLGAVVAAEGLVGSLRGKRVLIQGAGVVGAGVAVRATRRGAVVVGMSDIDQAVVSVDGLPVAEHVLAARAAHRPFRLASVEAAGGTRLRPDDLLGTAADILVLAAGSHVVSAALASDIRADVVVEAANFGLTEQANTVLFERGVPVVPDVISSSSSAAMTSYQLADGNRWRPDALWERIEGNIRTAVTEGSRTATQRRTSIREAYKSMYAHVLSR; encoded by the coding sequence ATGAGCACAGGGCAAACGATAATTGAGGCAAGCGCATTCGGCGTTCCGGCCTGGCTGGTCGTCGACCGCCTCGACAACACATTGGCTTTCGGCGGATTTCGGTTCAGCGACTCGGTGTCACTGGACCAGGTCAGCCTGTTGGCCAGCACGATGAGCTGGAAGCTCGCCGCGCACGGCCTGCCGGTCGGTGGCGCCAAGGCCGGGGTGCGGTGCCGGCCGGACCATCCACGGATCGACGCGATCCTGGCCGAACTGGCCTCGGCCTGGCGTGAACCGCTGTCCACTCACGTCGTTCTCGGCAAGGACATGGGAGCGACCGACGCGCTGCTCGACCGGCTGTACGAGCATCTCGGCAGGTCCCAGCTGCATCTGATCCAGGCGAGGGAGCCGAGTTGCCCCGGCCGGATCCGCGAACTCTCCGGCTACGTACGCGACATGACCGGCCTGGGTGCCGTGGTCGCGGCCGAAGGGCTGGTCGGATCACTGCGGGGCAAGCGCGTGCTGATCCAGGGCGCCGGGGTGGTCGGTGCCGGGGTGGCGGTGCGCGCGACCCGCCGTGGCGCCGTGGTGGTGGGCATGTCCGACATCGACCAAGCCGTGGTGTCCGTGGACGGACTACCGGTCGCGGAGCACGTACTCGCCGCGCGTGCGGCGCACCGACCCTTCCGGCTGGCATCGGTGGAAGCCGCCGGCGGCACCCGGCTCCGGCCGGACGACCTGCTCGGCACCGCAGCCGACATCCTGGTCCTCGCCGCCGGATCCCATGTGGTGTCGGCGGCGCTGGCCAGCGACATCCGGGCCGACGTGGTCGTCGAAGCGGCCAACTTCGGCCTGACCGAGCAGGCGAACACGGTGCTGTTCGAGCGCGGCGTCCCGGTCGTGCCCGACGTCATCAGCTCCAGTTCGAGCGCGGCGATGACGTCCTACCAGCTGGCCGACGGCAACCGTTGGCGACCCGACGCGCTCTGGGAGCGCATCGAAGGCAACATCCGTACCGCCGTGACCGAAGGGTCCCGTACGGCGACACAGCGGCGAACATCGATCCGCGAGGCCTACAAGTCGATGTACGCGCACGTGCTGTCGCGCTGA
- a CDS encoding class I SAM-dependent methyltransferase: MTTDIGYDLRHEGRRVMQQLEDGPNPVVEARQMMSQTILAHVLLGLSDAGFYEYVAGRDEFSMDKAIDSLDLDAFTFTALVEYLLGCGALVRRGDDVFGVTAKGERLFNVYTRGVLNVYLGGYQTVLKSLGEVLTTRLPLNDPALARSTRHAAAGTAYSTCAFTLPEVFAVMRGRGGRICLDLGCGTGDFLLQWVLQDPDARGVGVDMSAAALAQARDSAARWGVADRLEFHEARVGPEPLAVPPGALDQVDVVSSMYMLHELGRDGRRAIVDVVRSLRAQLPGRQLLVLEVESCEPDDFAALSPPPPHLGRLDYRLIHQLSGQGLPRTRADWHGIFDEAGCAVVEPGTPTGGSLIYVVDM; the protein is encoded by the coding sequence GTGACGACCGATATCGGCTACGACCTCCGGCACGAAGGTCGACGCGTCATGCAACAGCTCGAAGACGGGCCGAATCCTGTGGTGGAAGCCCGGCAGATGATGTCGCAGACAATTCTTGCCCACGTGTTGCTCGGCCTGTCCGACGCCGGCTTCTACGAATACGTGGCGGGCCGGGACGAATTCTCCATGGACAAGGCGATCGATTCGCTCGACCTGGACGCTTTCACCTTCACCGCGCTGGTCGAATACCTGCTCGGCTGCGGTGCGCTCGTACGCCGCGGCGACGACGTGTTCGGTGTCACCGCCAAGGGCGAACGGCTGTTCAACGTCTACACGCGTGGCGTCCTGAACGTGTACCTCGGTGGCTACCAGACCGTCCTGAAGTCTCTCGGCGAGGTCCTCACGACCCGGCTGCCCCTCAACGACCCCGCACTCGCGAGATCCACCCGGCACGCCGCCGCCGGTACGGCGTACTCGACGTGCGCCTTCACCCTCCCCGAGGTGTTCGCGGTGATGCGCGGCCGGGGCGGACGGATCTGCCTCGACCTCGGCTGCGGTACGGGCGACTTCCTGCTGCAGTGGGTGCTGCAGGATCCCGACGCACGCGGCGTCGGCGTGGACATGTCGGCGGCCGCGCTGGCCCAGGCGCGCGACAGCGCGGCACGCTGGGGAGTGGCCGACCGGCTGGAGTTCCACGAGGCACGGGTCGGGCCCGAGCCGCTGGCCGTGCCGCCCGGCGCGCTCGACCAGGTGGACGTGGTCAGCTCGATGTACATGCTGCACGAACTCGGCCGCGACGGACGTCGCGCCATCGTCGACGTGGTGCGGTCGCTGCGGGCGCAGCTGCCGGGCCGGCAGTTGCTGGTGCTGGAAGTGGAGTCCTGTGAACCCGACGACTTCGCCGCGCTGAGCCCACCTCCGCCCCATCTCGGCCGGCTCGACTACCGGCTGATCCACCAGCTGTCCGGTCAAGGGCTGCCCCGTACCCGGGCCGACTGGCACGGCATCTTCGACGAGGCCGGCTGCGCCGTGGTCGAGCCGGGCACGCCCACCGGTGGATCGCTCATCTACGTCGTGGACATGTGA
- a CDS encoding class I SAM-dependent methyltransferase → MSADAEQPGGQRGSADPQAWFHQLATHYVEAQIYFHLNQCGVFQRLRAGGTAGELAEALDLDERVLGSLLDYAASVGEIIHVDSDGVFTLTPFGQAVTDRYSKVNGDRTSYNMFDVRVGAWGPVWVGLGDMLRKSKVYGVDLHRAGEYAADGLFKLAAPLADAVHRAADRLAATAVVELGPTSGILAQLAGAPGGDTRRYVGVDINPQSLEHAGRLAAERGVNSIAWYHGDAFEPAGWAAALAEERRVLYFSCHFHEFLAHGEDVVERGLRELTAAPNTAGVLILEQPRMEPELRETTSSTRWLYAQSNVLIHHLIKNARILYGSQWQQLLHQGGCDDVTVEQTNGFGFTAYLGARSGRGIRDV, encoded by the coding sequence ATGTCCGCCGACGCCGAGCAGCCGGGTGGTCAGCGGGGCAGCGCCGATCCGCAGGCATGGTTCCACCAACTCGCCACGCACTACGTCGAAGCGCAGATCTACTTCCACCTCAACCAGTGCGGAGTGTTCCAGCGGCTGCGCGCCGGCGGCACCGCCGGGGAACTCGCCGAGGCGCTGGACCTGGACGAGCGGGTGCTGGGCAGCCTGCTCGACTACGCGGCGAGCGTCGGGGAGATCATCCACGTCGACTCCGACGGCGTCTTCACCCTCACCCCGTTCGGGCAGGCGGTGACCGACCGGTACAGCAAGGTCAACGGTGACCGCACCAGCTACAACATGTTCGACGTCCGGGTCGGGGCCTGGGGGCCGGTGTGGGTCGGCCTGGGTGACATGCTGCGCAAGTCCAAGGTGTACGGCGTGGACCTGCACCGCGCCGGCGAGTACGCGGCCGACGGGCTGTTCAAGCTCGCGGCACCCCTGGCCGACGCGGTGCACCGGGCCGCCGACCGGTTGGCCGCCACGGCGGTCGTGGAACTCGGCCCGACCAGCGGCATCCTGGCGCAACTGGCCGGCGCGCCCGGCGGCGACACCCGCCGCTACGTGGGTGTGGACATCAACCCGCAGAGCCTGGAACACGCCGGTCGACTGGCCGCCGAGCGCGGCGTGAACTCGATCGCCTGGTACCACGGTGACGCCTTCGAACCGGCGGGATGGGCGGCGGCGCTCGCCGAGGAGCGGCGTGTCCTCTATTTCTCCTGCCACTTCCACGAGTTCCTCGCGCACGGCGAGGACGTGGTCGAGCGCGGGTTGCGGGAGCTGACCGCGGCACCCAACACCGCCGGTGTCCTGATCCTGGAGCAGCCCCGCATGGAGCCCGAGCTGCGGGAGACCACCTCGTCGACGCGCTGGCTGTACGCACAGTCGAACGTCCTGATCCACCATCTGATCAAGAACGCCCGGATCCTGTACGGCTCGCAATGGCAGCAACTGCTCCACCAGGGTGGCTGCGACGACGTCACGGTGGAACAGACCAACGGCTTCGGTTTCACCGCCTACCTCGGAGCGAGGTCCGGCCGGGGAATCCGGGATGTCTGA
- a CDS encoding DUF3291 domain-containing protein, which yields MDYHYAQFNVAWLREPLDHPALAEFTEAIDPLHDIADRTPGFVWRLKAEGDDDATALRPLGEDGIINFTVWESREAMAAWVYRHGHGAALKRRRDWFRPPLEPNVVMWWIPAGHTPTLDEAIDRLQYLRSRGPTPLAFTFRDKYRPEDAMAYRPDADVPPLGAPYIGADQARRCVDAYLAAWNEPVPDRRTRMLAQATTDSCSYVDPDHQLRGRADLVAYIDELLHRAGDHGQDRRVVRTSEVDVHHLLCRFGWRLDRPGGPPTVDRTDLVEFSRDGRIHRVTGFVGPLPSYP from the coding sequence ATGGACTACCACTACGCCCAGTTCAACGTCGCGTGGCTCCGTGAGCCCCTGGACCATCCGGCGTTGGCCGAATTCACCGAGGCGATCGATCCGCTGCACGACATCGCCGATCGGACGCCCGGCTTCGTCTGGCGGCTCAAGGCCGAGGGCGACGACGACGCGACGGCGCTGCGTCCGCTCGGCGAGGACGGGATCATCAACTTCACGGTGTGGGAAAGCCGCGAGGCGATGGCCGCCTGGGTGTACCGCCACGGGCACGGTGCCGCCCTCAAGCGCCGCCGGGACTGGTTCCGTCCGCCGCTGGAGCCCAACGTGGTGATGTGGTGGATTCCGGCCGGTCACACGCCGACGCTCGACGAGGCGATCGATCGACTGCAGTATCTGCGCAGCAGGGGACCGACGCCGCTGGCGTTCACGTTTCGCGACAAGTACCGCCCCGAGGACGCGATGGCGTATCGGCCGGACGCGGACGTACCACCGCTTGGTGCCCCGTACATCGGTGCCGACCAGGCGCGGCGCTGCGTCGACGCCTACCTCGCCGCCTGGAACGAACCCGTGCCGGACCGGCGGACGCGGATGCTCGCCCAGGCCACGACCGACAGCTGCAGCTATGTCGATCCGGACCACCAGCTGCGGGGCCGCGCCGATCTGGTCGCGTACATCGACGAATTGCTGCACCGGGCGGGGGATCACGGCCAGGACCGGCGGGTGGTCCGGACCAGCGAGGTCGACGTTCATCATCTACTGTGCAGATTCGGGTGGCGGCTGGACCGCCCCGGCGGGCCACCGACCGTGGACCGTACCGATCTCGTCGAATTCAGCAGGGACGGCAGGATCCACCGCGTCACGGGCTTCGTCGGCCCGCTGCCGTCCTACCCGTGA
- a CDS encoding aminotransferase class V-fold PLP-dependent enzyme encodes MTGTVEENESSTGYLRPSTEAAMTTGLTAAVEQVLEPLEAFLRFPDGADPAGRRSLWRTALNEPLPQQGQGPQAVLDALNEVVIPNGLRIGAPGFSGWITTMPSVVPAVAGFVGSLVAAQRWYASPGNFLEVLAFSWVGEMLGMGATCGGTFTSGGAVANLVCLAAARQHAGERIGVDPAEQGAAGIPRPRVYATASLHDVGVRALSVLGLGAAAMRTIPMDRDRRADCAALSAMLDADIAAGCTPVAVIATSGDVRTGTIDPIDAMRTIAHDRGVWLHVDGAYGGFGVLDERVRPRYGDMSKIDSLAVDPHKWMAVPLGCGAAIVRDGALQQRSLVIGRPDFHHFDPASLADVGSPFDEFGEGSPYSSVDFSARARGLTVWAALKEIGVEGMRARVGRHLDCARRVAELVRADDRLELVAEPELSICCFRYVPSGVGRDVSPALDTLNEAVLKGVRARGRCVPSSAVVDDKFVIRPAFVGPNTEIADAEALVSEVLAVGDELSRR; translated from the coding sequence GTGACCGGCACCGTGGAAGAGAACGAGTCGTCGACCGGCTACCTGCGGCCCAGCACCGAAGCGGCGATGACGACCGGGCTGACCGCCGCCGTGGAGCAGGTGTTGGAGCCGTTGGAAGCTTTCCTGCGCTTTCCCGACGGAGCCGACCCCGCCGGTCGCCGGTCGCTCTGGCGTACCGCGCTCAACGAGCCGCTGCCGCAGCAGGGCCAGGGCCCGCAGGCGGTGCTGGACGCGCTCAACGAGGTGGTCATCCCGAACGGCCTGCGCATCGGCGCGCCCGGGTTCTCCGGCTGGATCACCACCATGCCGTCCGTCGTGCCCGCCGTGGCCGGCTTCGTCGGCAGCCTGGTGGCGGCGCAGCGCTGGTATGCCTCCCCCGGCAACTTCCTGGAGGTACTGGCGTTCAGCTGGGTCGGCGAAATGCTCGGCATGGGCGCGACGTGCGGTGGCACCTTCACCAGCGGCGGCGCGGTGGCCAACCTCGTGTGTCTGGCCGCGGCACGTCAGCACGCGGGCGAGCGGATCGGCGTGGATCCGGCCGAACAGGGCGCGGCCGGCATCCCGCGGCCGCGGGTGTACGCCACCGCCAGCCTGCACGACGTCGGGGTACGAGCGTTGTCGGTCCTGGGCCTGGGCGCGGCGGCCATGCGGACCATTCCGATGGACCGCGACCGCCGGGCGGACTGCGCCGCGCTCAGCGCGATGCTGGACGCGGACATCGCCGCCGGCTGCACCCCGGTGGCCGTGATCGCCACCTCGGGCGACGTGCGTACCGGCACCATCGATCCGATCGACGCCATGCGCACGATCGCGCACGATCGTGGGGTGTGGCTGCACGTCGACGGCGCCTACGGGGGATTCGGTGTCCTCGACGAACGGGTACGGCCACGGTACGGCGACATGTCGAAGATCGACTCGCTGGCCGTGGATCCGCACAAGTGGATGGCCGTACCGCTGGGCTGCGGGGCGGCGATCGTCCGGGACGGCGCGCTGCAGCAGCGCTCCCTGGTGATCGGCCGGCCCGACTTCCACCACTTCGACCCGGCCAGTCTCGCCGACGTGGGATCGCCCTTCGACGAATTCGGTGAGGGGTCGCCGTACAGCTCGGTGGACTTCTCGGCGCGGGCCCGGGGCCTCACGGTGTGGGCGGCGCTCAAGGAGATCGGCGTGGAGGGGATGCGGGCCCGGGTGGGCCGACATCTCGACTGCGCCCGCCGTGTGGCGGAACTCGTCCGCGCCGACGACCGGCTGGAACTGGTGGCCGAGCCGGAGTTGTCGATCTGCTGCTTCCGGTACGTCCCGTCGGGGGTCGGCCGCGACGTGTCACCCGCTCTGGACACGCTCAACGAAGCCGTCCTCAAGGGCGTTCGGGCGCGTGGCCGCTGTGTGCCGTCCAGCGCCGTGGTCGACGACAAGTTCGTGATCCGGCCGGCGTTCGTCGGCCCGAACACCGAGATCGCCGACGCCGAGGCGTTGGTGAGCGAGGTGTTGGCAGTCGGGGACGAGCTGAGCCGACGGTGA